The following coding sequences lie in one Hoplias malabaricus isolate fHopMal1 chromosome 14, fHopMal1.hap1, whole genome shotgun sequence genomic window:
- the LOC136665982 gene encoding gastricsin-like gives MKSLVVLVACLVLSEALIRVPLTKSKSIRQILREKGIHLPYTDPALKYHPEILAASTIEPMSNYADNTYYGVISVGTPPQSFQVLFDTGSSNLWVDSVYCNTQACTSHTQFNPQQSSTYQSTSQTFYLPYGAGSLNGVFGYDTVTLSGITITGQEIGLSTNEPGQNFVVAPFDGILGLAYPYIAAGGQTPLMDTMMQQGLLQENLFAVYLSANAASGSEVMFGGVDQNMYQGQIYWTPVTAETYWQIGIQEFSIGGQETGLCSQYGGCQAIVDTGTSTLTAPQSFLSNLMNSIGAQQNSYGQYVVNCQGNNFPTLTFTISGVNFPLSPSAYIVEENGYCVVNIGPTYLPAQNNQPLWIFGDVFLREYYSVYDRANNQLGFASVA, from the exons ATGAAGAGTCTGGTTGTCCTTGTGGCGTGCCTCGTCCTGTCTGAGGCCCTCATCAG GGTTCCCCTGACAAAATCTAAGTCCATCAGACAGATCCTGAGAGAAAAGGGAATCCATCTGCCTTACACTGATCCTGCCCTCAAGTATCACCCTGAGATCTTGGCCGCCTCCACCATTGAGCCCATGAGCAACTATGCTGAC AACACCTATTATGGCGTGATCAGCGTTGGTACTCCTCCTCAATCCTTCCAAGTTCTCTTTGACACAGGCTCTTCTAACCTGTGGGTTGACTCTGTCTACTGCAACACCCAGGCATGCA CAAGCCACACCCAGTTCAACCCTCAGCAGTCCAGCACCTACCAATCCACGTCCCAAACCTTCTACTTGCCCTATGGAGCTGGATCTCTCAATGGCGTCTTTGGTTATGACACTGTCACT CTGTCTGGCATCACCATCACTGGCCAAGAGATTGGTCTGAGCACCAATGAGCCTGGCCAGAACTTCGTTGTGGCTCCGTTTGATGGAATCCTTGGTTTGGCCTACCCATACATTGCGGCTGGCGGTCAGACACCCCTTATGGATACCATGATGCAACAGGGTCTTCTTCAGGAAAACTTGTTTGCTGTTTATCTGAGCGC GAATGCCGCATCTGGCAGTGAGGTGATGTTCGGTGGAGTGGACCAGAACATGTATCAGGGTCAGATCTACTGGACCCCTGTGACCGCTGAGACATAttggcagattggcattcaagA GTTCTCAATTGGAGGACAGGAGACTGGCTTGTGTTCTCAATATGGTGGTTGCCAGGCTATTGTGGACACTGGTACCTCCACACTCACTGCCCCTCAATCATTCCTGTCCAACCTGATGAATTCTATTGGAGCACAGCAGAACAGTTATGGGCAG tatgtTGTGAACTGCCAGGGAAACAATTTCCCCACTTTAACCTTCACCATTAGCGGAGTCAACTTCCCTCTGAGTCCATCAGCCTACATTGTG GAGGAGAATGGCTACTGCGTTGTGAACATTGGCCCCACCTACCTGCCTGCTCAGAACAACCAGCCTCTCTGGATCTTTGGAGATGTGTTCCTCAGGGAGTACTACTCTGTGTACGACCGTGCCAACAACCAATTGGGTTTTGCTTCTGTTGCCTGA